Within the Enterobacter bugandensis genome, the region TTTATAAGAATATTATAGGATTATTTATTTTCATAAGCGCCCGGCAGAACGCCGGGCGCGACGCGTCTTAACCCGCTTTGCTGACGATTTTGATTTCGACCATGCCGATCCCGAGCTGGCGCGGTGAATGGCCGAGAATATTTCCTTCATTGGTGGACTGCGGGTCTGGCGGCACAATCACCAGGGTACTGCTGCGCGATGGATTCTCAAAATGCAGGGTGTGAGTGCTTACGTCATTTCCAAGCGTAAGCGTCTGCTCTTGATCGCCCACGCGCACCGGTACAGGTTTATTCGCGTTAGGCCCGTACGCCCTGGCCGTGATCACCAGATCAAATTGCTCCGGCAGCGGATGGGTGTACTCAATTTTCACCTCGTTACCCAGCTGCGCGTTTGACCAGCGTCCCCACGACTCCGGACGGGAGATGCCGCTAAACTGCTTCACCTCTTCGGGCGCGCCGGCCACGTTAAAGATAAAGCTGTCCGCTTTATAGCGGATGTCGTTGTCGACGATTTTCAGCATGTCGATGTTGTGCTGATAGCGAGCCGTATCAATCACCGTATCTTTAAAGGCAGTTTTGCCTTTCCACTGGGCTTTGTCGACATGCTGCACGGTTTGCTCCCCGCCAAGCTGGCCCTGAGAGACGCACCAGTCCGTAGAGAGCGCCAGCGGCTGCGACCAGAGCTGACCCATTTTGTAACACCGGTCAATCCAGACGAAGTTATCGCGAGGGGCGAAATCGGCCAGCTGGAAGCGCAGCGGTGCGGAATACTCGCTTTCCGGCAGCGGTTCGACGCGACTATCCGACACGCGCACCAGCAGCGGCAGGCGGAAATTGCTGCCGGAGAAGGCAACGGTGTTTTTATCCCGATCGACGGTGAAGTCTTTCATCTCTTTCGGGAAATTCCACAGGCGGATGATGTCGGGCTTCCAGGCGAGGATTTTCTCCTTCATGTTGAGGAACACTTCCGACAGGGATTGCCCCGACAGCGTGCTGCGCCCGAGGCCAATAAAGTTGTCGCCCCCCAGAATGTCCAGCACGGTTGCGCCGTTATCCATGGAGTTGCGTTTGGTGGCGATTAACTCCTGCTGCGGCTGGTCGCCGCGCAGCACGAAGAACAGGTTGCTGCGATCCTGCTTGCTGAGCTGGTCCCACGCGCTGTTTTTCATCGCCAGATGGTCAGACGATACGACGATGACGGTGTTTTTAAACCAGGGCGAGGCTTTGATTTTCTCGACCAGCGCGGCGATGTGCTCCTGGCTACAGGTCACGGCGCTGAAAGACTTGTTGTTTTTGCCGTCCACGTCATAGCTTTTTCGCTTACAGGTGCGCGAGACGAACCCGTCCGGATGGTGCGTATCTACCGTCAGCGCAAAGAGAGAAAAACGCTTCCCGGCACGGGAAAGTTCCTCGAATTTCTTCCAGGTTTCGTCCAGCACCGTATCGTCATAGAAGCCCCAGTCGTTGCGGTAGGTGGGATCGGCAACCGTCGTTTTTAACTCTTCTGAGCCATACAGGTGGTCAAAACCGTGGGATTTCAGGAACACATCTTTTCCGGCAAAGCGCAGGTTTGCTCCCTGCATAAAGTAGTTTTCATAGCCGGAGTTTTTCAGGATATCGCCCAGGCAAATATTCTGCGGGAAGAACGTCGACATCGAGGCGGAGGCGTTGCCTTCAAAAGGTGCGAACAGCGGGATACCGCACTGGGAGGCCACCATCCCGGCGATAGTGTAATCCGTGCCGGGTAACTGCATGGTGTGGCTGAAATCGAGGCCTTCGTTTTTCAGCGCGCCCAGTTCCGGCGTGAGGTTCGGAAACGCATCGTTATCAAAGTAGGTGCGCTCCAGGCTTTCACCGTAGATGTAGACCAGGTTGAGCTTCGGGTTGGCGATCGTTTTCGACGGCTCTTTATAGTAGGCCACGAAGTCCGGATCGCCGTCGCGCGACTGGGATTTTACAAGCTCGGTGATCTGATGAAACGCGGGGCTGGCGTCGACGGAGGCCAGCGCCAGGAAAAGCGCCAGCAGGCTGTAGCCATGATGGTGAGGAAGATGGCGACGGCGGCGCAGCACCCAGGCGAGCGCGCCGAAAATCGTCACCAGCGCCACGATCAGTCCCAGCCCCGGAAGGATGTATTTACCTACTCCCGCGCCCGTCAGGCTGTTCGTCAGGGTGTAGAGCACAGCATCGTTAATGCCGTCGCCGGTGAAGTAATCGCTGGCGTATAAGGTAATGTTTAAAACGATAAAAATGCCGAGCACCACCAGCGTGGCGATAAACCACCAGGTGTTACGGCCGGCTTTCCAGGCATAAACGCCGACGGAAGCCAGAAAAAGGATAAGAGAGATGAATTCTGACAACAGCATATCCTCATGACGCCAGGTGCTTCGCTGGCTAACTGTTTATTTTTGGTAAGACAATGTAATGGCGATGTCGTTTAGCTGCAATTTTAGTGTCACGAAAGTGTGCTGTTGTTAGGATTTGGTTTATAAAATCGTTTTTATGAGGATGGTCGCATCCTGACAAACGGACGCTGAGACGGTGGCAGGTAGGAAAAACGCTCGTTTAACGCCGCGATGCAAGCCTATCGCATTAAACGCGGCGTGTTGTGGCAGAAAATGGGGCGGATCAGGAGATGAAATTAACGCCTTGTTTCAGCACCAGATCGCAGGCTTTGGTTTTCACCTGTTTTGCCAGGGCGGAGTTGCCGAGGGTGCTCAGGTTAAGCTGTTGGCCGTTTTGCGCGTTAAGCAGGCCCTGAATGCCGTCCATATAGCTGGTATCCGCTTTTTGCTCCTGCGTGTCGAGACCCAGTTTACCCAGCACCTGGTTTTTCACGTTTTGCGCGTCGGTCACCGAGGCCAGCTTTTGCTTAGCGCAATATTCCAGAATCCCCGCCGCGTTGTTCATCGTGTCCGCGCTCAGGCTCTGGGAACTGTTGCTCAGCAGGCTGGTGAGAGAAGAGGCCGAGAGCCCGCCCTGGGCGCTGCTGCTCTCTTTGGTCAGCTCATTCGCGGCGCTTGACAGGGACTCCTGCCACGAAGCCGCTTGTGCTGCGCCGGTAACCAGCAGCGCGCCTAAAAAGGTGCTGATAAGAATCTGTTTTTTCATAATGGCTTTCTCAAAAAGGTCCGTTTTGGGCCGGAAGGGGTTCCAGTATATACCTGCGCCCTGCTGGCGATTCCTGGAACTGTCTTAATACTCTTTGCCGGTGACGCGGCTGCGGTAACTGTCCCAGTCGAAAATGACATACAGACTGTTGCCCAGCTTCATGCGGTCCATGACGCGTTCACCCAGTAAGCGGGTCATCTCGTCAATGTTGTGGTTCGTCAGCATCCCGGTGGGACGTTTGGACGAAGAGCGGCGATCGACTATCTGGTTAATGATGACCTTTTCATAACGGGATTCGGTCTGAACGCCAATCTCGTCGATGACCAGTAGATCGACATTGCTCAGATCGTTAAGAAGCTGCTCTTCGCTGGTTTCACGGTTGCTGAAGGTGTCTTTCATGGCGGACATGATATCGGCCACGGTGATGATGAGGACCGATTTACCGCGCAGAAGCAGTTCGTTGCAGATGGCGGCCGCGAGGTGGTTTTTACCTGTGCCCGGCTTGCCGCTAAAAATGAAGCTGGCGATATTGCCGTCAAATTCATCCACGTACTGACGCGCGGCGGCGAGCGCGTTCATCTGCCCGCTGGTCTCAATTTTATAGTTATCAAACGAGCAGTTCTGATGCAGGGGACGAATACCGGAGCGGTTAAAGGTGCGCTGCATTTTCATTGCCCGGTTTTCGCGGGCGAGCGCGGCGGCACGAATTTTACCTTGCTCCTTTTGCCACGCCAGCAGCTCTTCACCCGTGGTGAAGGCGGGCTTCACGTTGGCTGGCATCATCTTTTGCAGACGTTTCATCAGGTCGCCGACGTTCTTCATTTCGCACCTCGGAATCCACTTGGGATCTGTTTATCCGGTTCTGAAAACGTGTTGATATCGCGCTTAGGCTGGCCATTGTTACTGGCGCGGGTAATTTGAAGATGACGCGCGAGCTTTTGCTGCCACTGAATGTGGGTGAACACTTTGCCTTCCGCCTGCCACCAGGCGATAAACGCGGCGAGCTCTTCCGCGGTGGCTGGCTGAGTTAACGCAATGCCCCACAATGCTGCCTGCCGCTGAAAATCTGCGTCAGGCTGCCAGCCCGCGTACAGGACAAATTTGCCCATCGGAACGGTTAGCGGGGTATTAACCGGTTCTTCAAAAAACTGGTTATCCAGCGTGACGTCGCTTGCCGGACGTGACATCTGCGCTTCGATCTCCAGAAGCTGCGCCAGACGTTCCGGCGTGATTGCGTAAAACGCCGGCGCGTTGTCGGCAAAAACCGCAACCGTGCCGCCTTCGGCGTGGGTCAACACACCGCGTGGGTCGCGCATAAAGGCATCAATGCCAGCAATGCTGGTGGTCAGAATTCTGGAGGACATAACGCTTACTCAACTGATTACTACGGGCGTGATATGGGCTTATGGTAGCACAGAGAGGGGAGGGGATGGAGGGGATTTCCCCGGTGGCGCTGCGCTTACCGGGGCTACAGTCGTAGGCCTGAAAAGCGCAGCGCCATCAGGCAGTTATCACGCGATAATATTCAGGATCACGTCGATGTTGCCACGGGTCGCGTTAGAGTACGGGCAAACGATATGCGCCGCATCGACCAGCTTTTTGGCTTCCGCAGGATCCATACCTTCAACGTGGATATTCAGTTTTGCTTCGATACCAAAACCGGTCGGCAGCGGGCCGATACCCACTTCGCCTTCAATAAACGCCTCTTTTGGCAGGGTAAATTTGTCGCGAGTCGCCACAAACTTCATCGCGCCCAGGAAGCAGGCAGAGTAACCCGCAGCAAACAGCTGCTCAGGGTTCGTGACTTCTCCACCCATACCGCCCATCTCTTTGGGCACGCCCAGTTTAACGTCCAGAACTCCATCGGAAGAGGTCGCGCGGCCGTCACGGCCCCCGGTTGCTTTTGCTTTGGCGGTATAAACAACTTTTTCTAAAGACATGGCAGGTTCCTCATCTTACTTTTGTATGTGCTATTAAATAGCGTGCGATGTATATGGGTAAATAAAAACGCGTAAAGTATAGCCTTACGCGCGTTGAATCTGTTGTCGTAAAAGTTCCAACTGCTGCTTGAGCGCCAGCATGGTGTCGGTATCACACTGTGCGGCGCACCCCACCGCGTGAGGGATACCCAGTGCCTGCTGCTGAAGTTCACGTCCGGCTTCAGTCAGCGTGACGGCGACCTGACGTTCATCTTTACGCGAGCGGTGGCGGTTGATTAGCCCTGCGCTTTCCAGACGCTTCAGAAGCGGCGTCAGCGTTGCGGAGTCAAGGAACAGCCGTTCACCGATGTCCGACACCGTCACGTCATCCTGCTCCCACAGCACCAGCATCACCAGATATTGCGGGTATGTCAGGTTTAGCGGCGCCAGCAGTTGCCGGTACAGCTTATTAAGCGCCAGATTTGCTGAATAGAGGGCAAAACAGAGCTGGTTATCCAGCAGGAGCGCAGCGGTCGTGTCGTTCGTTTTTGCGTTCATGAAATGAATATAGATTGTGCGCGATTTAATTGCAAGCAATTTTAGGGGCAGGTATAACGCAGCGCCACCTGAACGGCCATTTTACGGTAGTGCTGGCGCTGGGCCTGCTCGTCTGCACCCTCTTCAAACAGCAGGGTGAAGGTGTAGCTGTTGGCAACGTAGTGAAAGCTGAAGCTGCTGATCAGACGGTGAAGGTCGCGGGCGTCAACCGTCTGGCTGAAAAGCTGTTTTTCTTTGCCCCGACGCAGGATACCTTCCAGCAGGTCGAGCGCGCTGCGGTTGACCTGCCGCAGATAGTTTGACTGCTGCATGAAACGGCCGCGCTGCATGTTTTCCATGCAGATAATGCGGATGTAATCCGGGTGGCCGGCATGATAGTCAAAGGTGGCTTCAACCAGATGGACCAGCGCTTCGACGGGAGGCATATCCGCCAGGCTAAGCGCCTTTTCACTGGCACGAATTTGGGTGTAAACGTACTCCAGGACGAGCAGGTAGAGATTTTCTTTGTTTTTAAAATGGTAAACGACCATGCGTTTGGTGGTACCTGCTTTCTCCGCGATCTGCTCCATGCGGGCGCCGTTCAGTCCAAATTCGGCAAACAGCGCGATAGCGCTCTGAAAAATTTTCTCTTTCAGGCTCGATTCTTCACTGTGATCGGGGTGTTCGCTGCCAGAGTTAGCCACATCCTTTCCTTATTTTTACCAAACGGACCAGAAAGATTATCTCCACGGCAGCGAAATAACACAAATATCAAACGCGCGGGCGTTTGCGGTAGAGCCATAGCCCGGGTATCGACAGCCCGATAGAGAGCGCACCGACGATGGAGGACGCCTTAAGAAAGTTGCTAAGGAGAAGGATCATCTGCGGCTCGGTGTAGCCAAAATGGCTGATTTTCACCGCGGAAATCATCGCCGTATAGGCAGATATGCCGGGGAACATCGGGATAACGGCGGCGACGGTGAACACTTTCGGATGCGCCAGATACCAGCGCGACCACTGAATACCGATGCTGCCGACCAGCATAGAGGCGATAAACGTCGACCATTCGATGTTAAAGCCCGCCGTCATCATCACCATTCGCGAGCCGTGGCCAATTGCGCCCAGCAGCGCACACCACGGCAGAGCGCGTTGCGGAACGTTAAATACCATCGCAAAGCCGACGGCAGGAATGGCCGCCAGGGCCATGTCCTGTGCCAGCGCCAGCAGAAAATC harbors:
- the dnaT gene encoding primosomal protein DnaT, which encodes MSSRILTTSIAGIDAFMRDPRGVLTHAEGGTVAVFADNAPAFYAITPERLAQLLEIEAQMSRPASDVTLDNQFFEEPVNTPLTVPMGKFVLYAGWQPDADFQRQAALWGIALTQPATAEELAAFIAWWQAEGKVFTHIQWQQKLARHLQITRASNNGQPKRDINTFSEPDKQIPSGFRGAK
- a CDS encoding threonine/serine exporter, producing the protein MGVIDFLLALAQDMALAAIPAVGFAMVFNVPQRALPWCALLGAIGHGSRMVMMTAGFNIEWSTFIASMLVGSIGIQWSRWYLAHPKVFTVAAVIPMFPGISAYTAMISAVKISHFGYTEPQMILLLSNFLKASSIVGALSIGLSIPGLWLYRKRPRV
- a CDS encoding organic hydroperoxide resistance protein — encoded protein: MSLEKVVYTAKAKATGGRDGRATSSDGVLDVKLGVPKEMGGMGGEVTNPEQLFAAGYSACFLGAMKFVATRDKFTLPKEAFIEGEVGIGPLPTGFGIEAKLNIHVEGMDPAEAKKLVDAAHIVCPYSNATRGNIDVILNIIA
- the opgB gene encoding phosphatidylglycerol--membrane-oligosaccharide glycerophosphotransferase, encoding MSEFISLILFLASVGVYAWKAGRNTWWFIATLVVLGIFIVLNITLYASDYFTGDGINDAVLYTLTNSLTGAGVGKYILPGLGLIVALVTIFGALAWVLRRRRHLPHHHGYSLLALFLALASVDASPAFHQITELVKSQSRDGDPDFVAYYKEPSKTIANPKLNLVYIYGESLERTYFDNDAFPNLTPELGALKNEGLDFSHTMQLPGTDYTIAGMVASQCGIPLFAPFEGNASASMSTFFPQNICLGDILKNSGYENYFMQGANLRFAGKDVFLKSHGFDHLYGSEELKTTVADPTYRNDWGFYDDTVLDETWKKFEELSRAGKRFSLFALTVDTHHPDGFVSRTCKRKSYDVDGKNNKSFSAVTCSQEHIAALVEKIKASPWFKNTVIVVSSDHLAMKNSAWDQLSKQDRSNLFFVLRGDQPQQELIATKRNSMDNGATVLDILGGDNFIGLGRSTLSGQSLSEVFLNMKEKILAWKPDIIRLWNFPKEMKDFTVDRDKNTVAFSGSNFRLPLLVRVSDSRVEPLPESEYSAPLRFQLADFAPRDNFVWIDRCYKMGQLWSQPLALSTDWCVSQGQLGGEQTVQHVDKAQWKGKTAFKDTVIDTARYQHNIDMLKIVDNDIRYKADSFIFNVAGAPEEVKQFSGISRPESWGRWSNAQLGNEVKIEYTHPLPEQFDLVITARAYGPNANKPVPVRVGDQEQTLTLGNDVSTHTLHFENPSRSSTLVIVPPDPQSTNEGNILGHSPRQLGIGMVEIKIVSKAG
- a CDS encoding DUF2501 domain-containing protein gives rise to the protein MKKQILISTFLGALLVTGAAQAASWQESLSSAANELTKESSSAQGGLSASSLTSLLSNSSQSLSADTMNNAAGILEYCAKQKLASVTDAQNVKNQVLGKLGLDTQEQKADTSYMDGIQGLLNAQNGQQLNLSTLGNSALAKQVKTKACDLVLKQGVNFIS
- a CDS encoding MarR family winged helix-turn-helix transcriptional regulator: MNAKTNDTTAALLLDNQLCFALYSANLALNKLYRQLLAPLNLTYPQYLVMLVLWEQDDVTVSDIGERLFLDSATLTPLLKRLESAGLINRHRSRKDERQVAVTLTEAGRELQQQALGIPHAVGCAAQCDTDTMLALKQQLELLRQQIQRA
- the dnaC gene encoding DNA replication protein DnaC, giving the protein MKNVGDLMKRLQKMMPANVKPAFTTGEELLAWQKEQGKIRAAALARENRAMKMQRTFNRSGIRPLHQNCSFDNYKIETSGQMNALAAARQYVDEFDGNIASFIFSGKPGTGKNHLAAAICNELLLRGKSVLIITVADIMSAMKDTFSNRETSEEQLLNDLSNVDLLVIDEIGVQTESRYEKVIINQIVDRRSSSKRPTGMLTNHNIDEMTRLLGERVMDRMKLGNSLYVIFDWDSYRSRVTGKEY
- a CDS encoding TetR family transcriptional regulator, with protein sequence MANSGSEHPDHSEESSLKEKIFQSAIALFAEFGLNGARMEQIAEKAGTTKRMVVYHFKNKENLYLLVLEYVYTQIRASEKALSLADMPPVEALVHLVEATFDYHAGHPDYIRIICMENMQRGRFMQQSNYLRQVNRSALDLLEGILRRGKEKQLFSQTVDARDLHRLISSFSFHYVANSYTFTLLFEEGADEQAQRQHYRKMAVQVALRYTCP